In the genome of Planctomyces sp. SH-PL62, the window GAACAGGTTGCACTTGGGGAGGAGCTGGTCGCGCAGCAGCCCGATGCACTGGCGGTTGTCCTCGCCCCAGTTGTCGCCGTCGGAGAAGTGCAGCACGTAGATGTTCCAGTCCATCGGCGAATGGAATTCGTCGATGATCTTGTTCGCGAGGCTGTAGGCCGAGCTGATCCGCGTCCCGCCGCTCTCGCGGGTGTGGTAGAAGGTGTGCTCGTCGACCTCGCGGGCGACCGCGTCGTGGATGATGTACCGCGTCGTCACGCCGTCGTACTGGCTCTTGAGCCAGGTGTCGATCCAGAAGGCCTCGGTCCTCACGATCTCCTTCTGATCGTCGGTCATCGACCCCGAGACGTCCATCAGATAGAGCACCACGGCGTTGAACTGGGGAGAGGTGATCGGATTCCACGAGCGGTAGAGCTTGTCCTCGCGGATCGGGATGACCAGGGGATCGCGAGGGTCGTACTGGCGGGACGCGATCTGACGCTTCAACGCCTTCTTGTACGTCCGCTTGAAGTGCCGGAGGCTCTCCGGGCCCGCCTGGCGGATTCCGGTGTACTTGTCCTTCTCCTCGATGATGTTCGCACGCCCCTTGGGCTCGATGCGCGGCAGGGCGAGTTCCTCACCCAGGATCGCCGCCAGGTCGTCCAGGGTCAGCTCGACTTCCAGAATGTGGCGGCCGGGGGCCTCGCCGGCTCCCTGGCCGGACTCGCCGTCGTCGGAGCGGCCGATCGGCGTGCCGACGTCGCCGGGCCCCTGCCCCACGCCCCCACGATTCTTGTCGCCGTAGCGGAACTCGGGGATCTCGATCTGGGGGAGCGGGATCGACACGAACTCGCCGCCGGATTTGCCGATCAATTCGCCGTGCGTGATGTACTTCCGCAGGTCGGACTTGATCTTGCCCCGGACGATCTGCTTGAAACGACTGGCGTCGCGATCGATTTTTCGCACCACGGCTGAAAGTCCCCCCGCCGCTCGCTGGTTGGTAGATTCGCATCCCGAGCCGCGCTCGGCGACGCGATCGTCCCGCCGCGACGGTCCCGCGCGGGCGAAACGACGAACATTCCGGAGGGGTCGAACGCCCGCCGGAATCCACTTGGCAAAGAGCAGGTTAGACGTTCGCGGGAGAAGCTGGGATGGGGAGGACGGGATGCCGCGGCCGGAGATCGACGAAGGCGGGATGGGATTGTGATCGCGACGATCGGCGAATCCGGCTCCCGAATCAGGAAGGCTCGCATCTCGACGGCAAATTGTAGGCCGGTGGGACCTGGATCATCAAGCCGCTCCGTCGGTTCGCCGAGTTCCGAGGCCGCAAGCGTGGCCCCAGGACATCCTCATGCCCGGATTTCAAGCTCTTCCTGCTCGCTCCTCGCGCGGATTCGAGGCAACCGCGACCTGAGGAGCGACGGCCACGACGGCCGCCGATCCGACCGCCCCAGTGGGGCGGTGCGGCTCGGCTGGGACGTCGGGGGCCTCGATCAATGGCTGCCGCGTTTGACGTCGCCGCGGGCGAAGATGCTGGCGACGTAATTCAACACGTCGGTCGCCGAATCCTCGTCGTATCCGTAGTTCCGGATCAGGCGGGCCTTCACGATGTCGATCTTTTCCTGAGTGTCCTTGTCGACCACGCTGGAGACCAGGCTCGTGAGCTTGATCGTGTCCTTCTGGTCCTGGAACAGCTTCAGTTCCAGGGCCTTCTGAAGCCGCTCGTTGGTCCGGTAGTCAAACTTCCGGCCGTCGAGGGACAGGGCCCCGATGTAGTTCATGATCTCGCGCCGGAAGTCGTCCTTGCGGCTCTCCGGGATGTCGATCTTCTCCTCGATCGACCGCATCAGCCGCTCGTCGGGCTCCTCGGATTGACCCGTATACTTGTTCCGGACCTTCTCGCGCTGGGTGTACGCCTTCACGTTGTCGATGTAATTGCCGCAGAGGCGGGTCAGGGCGTCCTCGTCGGCGGCGATGGCGCGCTGGACCTCGTTCTTGACCATGTCCTCGTACTCCTCCTTGACCAGGGAGAGGAGGTGCCGGTAATGCTTCCGGGTCTCCTCGCTGTTGATCAGGGAGTGGTGTTTGAGGCCGGATTCCAGCTCGTTGAGGACCATGAACGGGTTGATCGACCGTTCCGTGGGATGGGCGACGAGCGCGTTGGAGATCTTGTCCTGCACGTATCGCGGGCTGATCCCCTGCATCCCTTCGCGTTCGGACTCCTCGCGAAGTTCCTTGATGTTGTCCTCGGTGAAGCCGGGGAGGGTCTTTCCGTTGTAAAGCTTGAGCTTCTGCATCAGCGTCAAGCCGGCGTTCTTGGGCTCTTCGAGACGAGTCAGGACGGCCCACATGGCGGCGACCTCGAGGGTGTGGGGCGCCAACCGCTTGCCTCGGACTTTCCGCTCGTTGTAGTCCTTCTCGTAGATCTGGATCTCGTCGCTGAGCCGGGTGACGTAGGGGACGTCGATCTTGACCGTCCGGTCGCGAAGGGCTTCCATGAACTCGTTCGACTGGAGCTTCTTGTACTCGGGCTCGTTGGTATGCCCGATGATGACCTCGTCGATGTCGGTCTGCGCGAACTTCTTGGGCTTGATCTTGTGCTCCTGGCTGGCCCCCAGGAGGTCGTAGAGGAAAGCGACGTCGAGCTTCAGGACCTCGATGAACTCGATGATGCCGCGATTGGAGATGTTGAACTCGCCGTCGAAATTGAACGCGCGGGGGTCGCTCTCGGTGCCGTACTCGGCGATCTTCCGGTAGTTGATGTCGCCGGTCAGTTCGGTAGCGTCCTGGTTCTTCTCGTCTTTCGGCTGGAACGTGCCGATGCCGATGCGGTCCTGCTCGGAGAGGATCAGGCGGCGGACCTGAACGTCTTCGACGACGCGGGCCCAGTCCCCGGAATAGCGTTCCATCCGGTCGTTGAACATCTGGCGGCAGAACGGGCAGAGGTCGCCGACGATATTGAGGTCGTAGGCGTGGGTCTTCCCTTCCAGGAGACGGGCCAGGACTTCGACCCGGACGTCGCGCGGGACGAGGTGAAGCGGCTCCTCGTGCATCGGGCAATCCTGGACCGTCGGCTCCCCTTCCGGGCCGACGTCCTTCCACCCGAAGCTGAAGAGGCGGCCCTCCTCGGTGTGCGAGTAGCGTTCGATGCCCTTCTTGAGGAGTCGCGCCAGCGTGCTCTTGGAGCTGCCCACGGGGCCGTGCAGCAGCAGTACGCGACGCTCCGTGCCGTAGCCGTGCGCGGCGCTCTTGAGGACGTTGACCAGGCTGATCATCGTCCGTTCAAGGCCGAAGATCGCATCCTGGCCCCCTTCGTCGGGATCGTCGAAGAACTTATAGCGGGTGAGCGTCTCTTTATTGACGACGATCTCCGAGGTCCCCTTGCTCATGATCATGTCATAGAGCCGTTGGTACGCCGTTCGCGTGACGGCGGGGTCCTGGCGGACGAGGTCGAGGTACTCCGCGAAGGAGCCGCTCCAGTGCTGTTGCTTGTATTCCTCGGGGTTCTGACGCCGTGCGACCAGTGAGATGAGATCCGATCCTGCGGACATGACGAGGATCCTCCTGAAGGTCGATGTTTCAGGCTCTGTTCCTACCGAGAGGAAGTCGATACGGGCCGTCGCTCGCGAGCGGGGCCTGCTCAAACGTCACGGAGCCCTGAAGGCGCGCATCGCCCCGCTCCGAATCAAGACGAGACCATATTGCCAACAGCTGCGAGGCGATGGGGGAGGACTTGGCCGGCCGAAGTCCCCCGCGAAGGTCGCCGAGCGAGGGGGAGTTTGGGATGCGGAGGAAGGCCCGCCAATGCGAAGCCGATCGGGCCGACCGACGCGACGATCAGCGGCGCGGGATCGTCGAACGTCATTACAACCCCCCTTCTGCGACTCTGTCAAGCGAAGCGGCGTCATCGTCGTTCGGCCGGACGCCCTGGATCCGACCCGCTCCCCCCACAGTCAGGTACGAGCGCAGCCGCGCGTCGGGGGAAGGATTTCGGTGATTTTCCCGAAGTCGCGGGGACGCTCCCACGGCGGCGACGGACCAGCAGTGCAAACCCCGCGCCGGATGGATGACCATGTCACCACTCCCCTATCGGCGCGCCGTCTGATATGTAGAGTCGGACAGGCTGTCGGAAGTTCGCCGGTGTCGAGCGTTACGAACTCGAGGGGGCCTAAAGAGGGTCGACATCAGCGTCGCCGATCGGTGCGGCCTCGGCTTCGAGAGGAGCGGGCGAGTCCGCCAGGTGGGCCGTCGGGAGGCTCCGTTCCGCGAGCAGCATGAGGGCCGCCAGCGTCCACAGCCCGATCGGCAGGCTCGCGTAATGAGCGTAGGAGTCGGCCGCCGACAGGACCCAACCGGCGGGGGGGAGCAGGAACAACACGCCGTAGGCCAGGGCCGAAAGTGCGCCGCAGCCGAGCCCGGACAGGATCGCCACGGCCGCTAGCCGGCCGCCTTCGCGTGCGAGAAGCCTCCCGAAGCCATGGAACACCTCGCGGATCGAACCGCGCCCCCACGCCGCGATGCCCGCGACAGCCATCATCGTCAGGGAGAGACCCTGGAGGAGGACCAGTCCGGGGCCCAGTGCCCATCGGACGAAACGTCCGAGATCCGACGCCATCCAGGAGGTGGGCAGGTGTTGGGTCGCCAGGAGAAGCGTGGTTGCGGCGTAGCGTGCGGGGAGAGCGGCGAGACATCCGAGACAGGTCGCCGGCATCAGTTGGAGAACCGGCCAGACGTCGATCCGACCAGCCTGATCATCCGCCGGGCCGCCGTCGCGGAGTTCGGTCAGGACCCAGCCGAGGATGAAACCGTCGCAGACGAGCATCAGCGAGGGAATGATCCACACTTCCAGGATCAAGCAATTCCCGACCGGAAGTTCGCCGGTGCCGGCGACCTTCGCGAACAGCCGATAGAGGATGTAAAGGATCCCGCAGGTCGCCACGGCGCTTCGCCAGATCGAAGCCTCTTCAAAGGGGACGTCGTGGTCGAGTCTCAGACCAGGTCGACGGGAGGACTTCCAGGAGGACGGACGTACGGCCGAGGCTGAGAAGGCGATCGCGACGGCCGCCGCGAGAAGCGGAAGATTGTCGGCCATGCCCGCCACGTCGCGGAGCGGAGAGGTCGCCGCGAGCGCGCCGTGTTCCAGAACAAGCTCGACCGGACCCCGGCTCCGTGTCAGGAGGAGGAGATCCGAGCGGTTCCGCTCGGCGTCGCCGGTGACGAACTCCAGGCTCAGACCACCCGTCCACGACAGGACGGTGAAGGCCAGGAGGATCGTCACCATCCTGCCGGCCCGCCAGACTCGCGTCACACCTTCGCGAATGAGTCGCGCATGGCCCGGGACATCGAGGAGTTGCCTCAAGGTCGCCCCAGGCCCCTGAAAAACGGCGGCAAGCAGGACCAGCAGAGCCGGGGCCGCAGCCAGGATCCACACGACGTCCCACTCGGGAACGGGACGCGAGGGCGTCAGAGTGAGACTCCCGCACCAGCGGCGAAGCGCCAGGAAGGCCGTCGCGCCGGGGCTCGCGGCCGCCCCGATCCCCGTCGCCTGCGCCCAGAGCCAAGGGAGGCCGAGTGAGTCCATCGAACTTCCGCCTCGCCGCCGCCACGGAGCCGGAAGCGGGGCGTGCGACGCCCCTCCCTCGACCGCTCCGCAAAAACCTTTGACGAGTGTAATCGGCCGCGGAGGAGCATGCCAGATGCCATCGAAGGTTCACGTAAGGGTCGCTGCGCCGCTTCGTCAAGGGCCTTCCGCCGACAGACCCTGGTCTTGAAAGGTGAGAGAACATCTGTTCAAACAGATCGAGTCCACTGCCCGGTCGCGAGAGCGGGCGACGATCCCGATCAATCCGAAGTCCCCGCGCCTACCGGCTCAGGCCAGGCGCTTCCCCTCCAGTTGCAGGTCTCGGGAGGAACGCCCATGCCTCGGAGCGACGCGAACGCCGAGCCGCTTCCCGAAGTCCCCGGCTACGAAGTCCTCCGGCAGATCGGACAGGGGGGGATGGGGCGTGTGTATCTCGCCCGCCAGACGGCACTCGGTCGCGACGTCTGCGTGAAGCTGCTGGCAGGTCCCACCGGGGCGGACGCGGCGGAGGGAATCGAGCGGTTTCGTCGCGAGGCCAAGCTCCTGGCGATGGTGGCGCACCCTCACGTCTTGACGATCCTCGATTTCGGCACGCTCCCCAATTCCGACACCCCGTACCTCGTGACCGAGTACATCGAAAACGGCGACCTCCGCAGGATGCTTCGCGGCGGCAAGCCCCTCTCCATCTCGAAACAGAGGGCGATCCTGTCGCAGATCGGCCAGGCCCTGCTCCATCTTCATTCCAAAGGGATCCTACATCGCGATCTCAAGCCGGAGAACATCCTGGCGCCGACGGATTCGCTCGTGAAGGTCGCCGACTTCGGGCTGGCGGTGTTGCAGTCCGAGCGCGGGCAACTCACCCAGACCAATCGCGGAATCGGCTCGTTGATCTACGCATCGCCGGAGCAGCAGAACGGCGGCCTGATCGACGCGCGATCCGACCAGTACTCGTTCGCCGCGATGGCGTACGAGATGCTGACCGGCAAGCGACCGGTGGGGAACTTCAAGCCCCCTTCGGCGGTCGACCCGACGCTCGACAAGCGGCTGGACGGCGTTCTCATGAAGGCCCTCTCGCGCGAGCCCGAAGGACGCTACAACGTCCTCGACGACTTCCTCAAGGATCTGGACGAAAGCCTGGCCGCCGA includes:
- a CDS encoding DUF444 family protein, whose amino-acid sequence is MVRKIDRDASRFKQIVRGKIKSDLRKYITHGELIGKSGGEFVSIPLPQIEIPEFRYGDKNRGGVGQGPGDVGTPIGRSDDGESGQGAGEAPGRHILEVELTLDDLAAILGEELALPRIEPKGRANIIEEKDKYTGIRQAGPESLRHFKRTYKKALKRQIASRQYDPRDPLVIPIREDKLYRSWNPITSPQFNAVVLYLMDVSGSMTDDQKEIVRTEAFWIDTWLKSQYDGVTTRYIIHDAVAREVDEHTFYHTRESGGTRISSAYSLANKIIDEFHSPMDWNIYVLHFSDGDNWGEDNRQCIGLLRDQLLPKCNLFGYGQVESPYGSGEFFRELEEAFEEVPNLALSEIRNKEGIYDSIKEFLGRGR
- a CDS encoding PrkA family serine protein kinase; its protein translation is MSAGSDLISLVARRQNPEEYKQQHWSGSFAEYLDLVRQDPAVTRTAYQRLYDMIMSKGTSEIVVNKETLTRYKFFDDPDEGGQDAIFGLERTMISLVNVLKSAAHGYGTERRVLLLHGPVGSSKSTLARLLKKGIERYSHTEEGRLFSFGWKDVGPEGEPTVQDCPMHEEPLHLVPRDVRVEVLARLLEGKTHAYDLNIVGDLCPFCRQMFNDRMERYSGDWARVVEDVQVRRLILSEQDRIGIGTFQPKDEKNQDATELTGDINYRKIAEYGTESDPRAFNFDGEFNISNRGIIEFIEVLKLDVAFLYDLLGASQEHKIKPKKFAQTDIDEVIIGHTNEPEYKKLQSNEFMEALRDRTVKIDVPYVTRLSDEIQIYEKDYNERKVRGKRLAPHTLEVAAMWAVLTRLEEPKNAGLTLMQKLKLYNGKTLPGFTEDNIKELREESEREGMQGISPRYVQDKISNALVAHPTERSINPFMVLNELESGLKHHSLINSEETRKHYRHLLSLVKEEYEDMVKNEVQRAIAADEDALTRLCGNYIDNVKAYTQREKVRNKYTGQSEEPDERLMRSIEEKIDIPESRKDDFRREIMNYIGALSLDGRKFDYRTNERLQKALELKLFQDQKDTIKLTSLVSSVVDKDTQEKIDIVKARLIRNYGYDEDSATDVLNYVASIFARGDVKRGSH
- a CDS encoding serine/threonine-protein kinase: MPRSDANAEPLPEVPGYEVLRQIGQGGMGRVYLARQTALGRDVCVKLLAGPTGADAAEGIERFRREAKLLAMVAHPHVLTILDFGTLPNSDTPYLVTEYIENGDLRRMLRGGKPLSISKQRAILSQIGQALLHLHSKGILHRDLKPENILAPTDSLVKVADFGLAVLQSERGQLTQTNRGIGSLIYASPEQQNGGLIDARSDQYSFAAMAYEMLTGKRPVGNFKPPSAVDPTLDKRLDGVLMKALSREPEGRYNVLDDFLKDLDESLAAESSLLARPRLAAGLVVLGALVVLAMMWQFGGAGSGQAPTPEPPARVPAQPGVDTPGPSTRSPEPSPEFRRLTEIRAHEIWVSQGSPTGSEGEALSMTNWLEAERQVREEVEQRAYQFWKAQGSPTGAAGVAVRELNMRKAEAELLEKAQAADAPERP